The Astatotilapia calliptera chromosome 8, fAstCal1.2, whole genome shotgun sequence nucleotide sequence CGACTAATGAGGGTTTCAGTTGTTTAAACCAATGCTTATTTTGTTCAGTggtacatttttataaaaactacagtaaagaaaaaacaaaaacgttgtAACAACTTCATAACAACCTTAAAGCTAAATATGTTCATGTTGGAATAATGCAGATAAAGAAAAACTAAGCTGGAactgaaatattccacagtgTGGGATTATTCCATTTTTTCCTGTGAATTAACTTTCTGACACTAACCGATCATCTGTCAATCACATGCATGACCACAAGAGGGAGTGTGTGGAAAACAGAGGTCAACAACtgtagagcagctttgcatgattcagtttaaaattagtcatatttatgttattttgtaGCTTTGTGCGGCTCATTAGTTTATGTAAATATGGCAGAAAACCAGGAAAAGCAGGAGCAGACAAGGTCATTCAACTCATTGACAAATGTTTGATAAAGTAgccatttacatttacagaaatgtaaaatattgcTTGCTGCCAGCATTACAAGATCTAGAAACCAGGTAACCAAAGGAAGCTGAGCAAAAATTCACCTATGATCCTACCCTCTCGCTGCTGGCATGCTGCTAACACTAATGCTAAACATACTGGTGTGCACTACCAGCAGCAAGACATActttggccaaaaaaaaaaagaaaagaaaagaaaaaaagatttcaacTGCTGGATATATTTAAAGTGTTGTCTGGGCGTACGCTGCTGTCACACAGCTCTTTCTGAAGAGGAACTGAAGCCTCCATCTCTCTTAAAGTCGTCAGACTTtgatgaaaaagaaagcagTAATTTAACACTGCTGAACACAAAGCTGCTGaagtttgtttgtgtgacttTAAGATATGAGCACAATTATTGAGTATCGCACTAAAAGCTGTTAAACATCAGAGCtgcacaggaagccagtgtTTGCCAAAGTTAGTTTGGGTCATTTCTGGAATCTGGTtgcttaaaataaagaaaatatgaaaaaagtctGCGTGACACCAAGCAAAGCGTTGAAAATACAGCCCACAACTAACCAAACTAACACTTTCATGTATTCCTGTCACCTTAACAACTGAAAGCTCAGTGAATTACATTCAGCCAATCATGTCACCATAGGAAAAGGAAATCCTGTTGTTTCCTAGGGAGGGCTCATGTGACCTAATTAGTACACGCACAGGTCAGAGGTCTGGGGGCAACATAACGATGAGAGACAACCACAAAGTGTAGAAAAAGGACTGATTCATAACCAACAGAGAAGTAGAGAAGTGCGTGTTCATGTCATTTTACGTGTTTCCGTTACATTCAAATGCTGAACAGAAATCCAGCTGAGTGTGTCTTCTCCTGTCCTGCACTTCACACTCATGTACATATTTATCTGTTTCCGTTTCCAGAAAACATTGTGATCAGAAAATATTGAGTTTAAAGACACTAACTACAAGGGGAAACTGCTAACATAGTAATGCACTGCACTGCTgaaatttagatttttataGCTGCGAGGTAGTCGAACAAACTCTGCATTCACAAACACTGTGCTGAGAATTTAGCTCTATTCAAAAGTGAAATAtccacacacaaagaaagaagcCACAGAGTGTCTCGTGCATGAGTGTCAGCAGCCGTGCACTCTGACCTCACTGAACTGAATGAGCGCCAAACCACAGATATACAAACGTGtggctcaaaaaacaaaatgacactTTGAAACTTGAAATATTCTGGAGACAAGTGAGACTAATACTAATATGTCATAAAGCAGTACAACACGAGACCTTTAATGTGTGTAAAAGGAGACGAATGAATCAAGTGGATACCTCTAAGATGATGAAGAACTCATCTCCGGGCTCTCCTTGCACAACAATCTTTTGTCCATCCTCAAACTGGACAGGCTCCAAGGCATCGGCGACTGTCAGACGCTCCCATTTGTCAAGCGACTCTGAGGAAGGAGAGCAGAGCAAAGTTTAATAATGAGACATAATGatgacagaataaaaaaacaaaccaaaaaagtcTTCTGAAGGCCTGAACCtgttactgtttttcttttaaaagtgagatatttttaaagttcttttcaGGTTATTTTAATCTCAGCAACAGACACAGGTAATGTGCTTCCCTTCCTCTGCTTTAATTTCTGATAtggttaatttaaaaacaagtaaCCCACCTAAAATGGAGACTTTTCTGAGGAATTCCTCATACATCTTCCTCTTTCTCAAAGTGCTTCCCTAAAAGAGaaggacattttttaaaagtgtaaatgcttaaaaagaaaaaaaaacaaacaaacatagtgTCAAGAATATGCTGGTGGATTAGAAGTGTGAACATGAGAACGATGGCACACCTATAAGAAGAAATTAGCTCAATACaacagcaacagaaaaaaagagcaaacagtGAATCTACAGTACAAGAATAGATCAAAAACATTTCAACTTCAAGCTTTAGAAACGCTGGTCTGCAGCCGCACATCTCCTCACCATAAGTATTCTCCTGTAGCTGTCTCTGTCGATGCCCCACAGTTTAACGTTGGTCTTGGCTCTGACAGTAGCCGCTCTTGGGGTGCCGTAGATCAGTGCCAGCTCTCCAAAGCTGCCACCTTCCCCTATGCTGGTCACCCATTCATTGTTCACATACACCTACCGGATTGGAAAAGGgacaaaccaaaataaatacttgcaaatgttaaatgtgattttaaatgAGTCATTTAACAGAGCTACTTGACAATCCAAACACTCACATCCATCTCTCCTTGGTCGATGACGTAGAAATTGTCACCTTCGTCACCTGAGGGCATAAAGCCGAGTCAGTTAGCATGACAGAAAGCAGTGCTATGATTTTGGTTAATGCTTTTTTGTGATCAATGCTGACAAGCTGTAATCATACCCTGCAGAATAACTGTTTCCCCAGCAATGTAGGTGACTGGAAACATTGCATCAAATATGTcactaaataaagaaaagaaacagagaggtGAGCCAGTCATCCAAATCATCCCCACGAATATACTTTttgaaaattataaaaaatattaagtCTGGTACCTCCGCTCATTGTCATCCAGGTGTGAGAAGAGAACATTCTTTTCAATAGCTTTGGCCAAGGCAGCCATTGTTTTGTAGTCTTTTGGAATGACCTTAGGAATCAAAAAGAAAGCAATGTCAGGATGCTGGCACAAATAGAAATCATATGTGCCATAGCGTCGTATCTGCTGTATGCATTTACCTTTCTGACATATGAGGCGGCATCCTCCTCTGTGTAAACCTCTGCGCTGAAGGCGCCTCTCCGCCGGCGGCCCTTTACCACGGGGTTCATGGGCGGAGACACCTCTTCATCACGAGAGTCTGAACGGGAACTGCTGGCCTTCTGCTGGTTCTGAATCTGCTTGGCCTCCTCCTAAATAGGAGGGACAGGACTGAGTCAGTCAGGGAAACAAGATTTATACAGTCACAACTAATTGTATGATAGAAAGCAACGCATCCTACACTCAGGACTCATGGTAATGTTTTCCTCCAGCATGCATCAGATGGGTGTGTTCCTCTATTGCAGACACTACACTTTTGATTTATATGCAATTTATTTGGACAGCAGTTCACATGAGGTGAAATCAGTTTGTTGCATTTGGTTGAATCTGAGCACACAAAAAGCCACTGTGTACCCCTACACTCATCCTGTTGTTTCTATGAGCAGTGAAATGATCAATACGTTTTATTGTCCCAGTTCCACTGGCAGTCACATGTGCACAAGCCACACTTTCCCCCTTCCATCGTTCTGAGGTCGATTTTTGCTTCATCACTCCATATAACACTGTGAAATCTATGAGTTCCACTCTCgcccttttgtttttgtaatctgGACTGTAGCCTTTATGTTGTGATGATTTCACTGGGTCTGAAAATTTTAATAAATCCTGAGAGGTTTTGGTGCAGCCCATTATCCAGTTGTTCCTGTGTACGTAACAAGATTTTTAACGTTTTTTGTTACAGGCAGTAGAACTTTGAAACATATGCATTTCAATAGGAAGTATGTTTCCTGTTTGCACCATGCATGCTGCTGAGACTCTTCAGAAGGAATTCATGAAACCACATTCTTTTTATAACAAACACTAAGTATTTGTATTGCCCAAAACTGAGGCCCCTAGTGtatagaaacacacaaaaaaaaccagacaAACAAATTGAGTTTAGAAAAccaacaaaagtaattaatattGTAACTATTTTATGAAATTGTGTTGTCTGGTCTTATTTTAATCATGTGCTGGACAGAAATCTAGACTAGCCATGGagttatttgaaaaaataaactaaaaagagTCGTCTTTCCCATGCAAATTACATCAACAGTTTCTCTTTTAGATCTAATAGTTTATTTGCATTTGGCTATCATTATTTTGTTACTCTTCATATTGCCAAGACAATTAAACTCATTCTAGGTCGAATAAATCATCTCTAAATCACCTCTGGGCTACTCCTGAGCTCTTTTCAgcaatgaaaacaatgaaatgacaCGGCTCAAGAAACACTTTGGAGCCAAGCGTCCGATTACTTTTTAACCTTTTATAATTCAATATTGACAAAAGCCtcatgtgacagactggcgacctgtccagggtgcacgcTGCCTCCCACCCTGTGGCAGCTGAAATAGTCCACAGCCACACTGCCATGGTGATTTggataagcaaaagaaaatagaTAAAAAGATGGACGAAAGCCTCAAATGTTCTGAATGTTGAACGTAAATAACTGCAaacctgaagaagaaaaaactctgaaactGTCCATCTATGTATGATCATGACTACagttgaagaaaataataatataagataAACAAAATAGTAGCTAaggtattatttcattttcctgtctCTGGAAGATAAAAATCTGCAAAAGATCTGACAGTAACCAGACTACTAATTAATTGTTTTACTTATTCTCTGTTCCTTCATATGAGCTATTGCTGACTCTGGCTGGCAATATTTTACTAATATTTAGAGTAAACTATAGCATCCACTTCTCAAAGAGTTTTCTGGAAGTCTGTTCTCCAAGTGTGCACGCACATTTGGTGGGTCTAAATATTTTTCCACAAGATgtgctttgaaaaaaagaaagaaagaaaagaaaggggaaaaatgtATAATATAGGGCTTGTCTGTTTTCCCCCATTGCatgctgaaaaaattaaaaatcaagaACCAACTGTAAATAGAAAAAGGTCAATGTGGGAGGTTAAGTGCTGTCAGCCTGCTGGACCAATAGCTAATCATTCTGCTTTAAAGTGCTATGAATTTTGGCGTCACTGTAAGTGACACAAATCAGAAGGTAGGTTACAGTAACTGGCAGTAGTACAGTCCAATACAAGGGTATAAGATGCCCACCCATCACTGACAAATGGCTTGCATTTGTCCaagacacaaacatacattaGCACACAAACCTTCTCCAGCCTCTCAAAGTACTCCCTGAGGAAAGCCATGGGCCTATCTGGCCTGGAGGTGCACAGCTGGACAATGCAGTCCTTCAGCAGCTGTTGAATGTTGTGTTTCTGCACGTACTGCTCACACTCCCTCAGGCTCCGCTCCTCCTCGCTGCTCGTACTTCCAGATGCCATGACGACAGCCGCAACCCTGCTCTGTGACCTCTAACCTTTGTGCTgagaggaaaggaaaagaagCATGGTGTCAGATCATCAGCGCACAACACTGAGGACAGAGAGTGACACGGGGTAAAAGAGCCTGAGCGTCTCAATGTGAACTGgacacacagaaaaatgtgaGAATGTGAGAAAAATGGAGCCGGAGTGAGAAAGCACagcatgttgtttttgtcactATGGAACCCGAGTGCTCCTAATTGTCTGGAGCGAAAAATGGTCATATGATGTGatcacacacaggcagacacaacaaaactaaaacaagcACACCGTTTTTcttggttttatttacacaaaacagttcaagtttttttcccccagactGAATTAAGCCCTCTATCAATGACAGAGCAGCTGGCTAGGGCTGAAACATTATCATAGACAAGGCCTAAATTTAGACGAATGGTGAAATGTGAAACAGGCCAAAAGCAAGCGCACATGATTGAGGTTTCAACATTTCACGCCACAATACTGGTGCTGAGCAAGACAGCCTGACAGCTCCTTAGATCATCTGATCAGCCTCTGTGATATAAGTTTCTTCAGACAGCTCTGAGCTTGATCTGGCTATGTAGTCTAAATCAGGAAGGCCTCTAAAGTCCTGATGTAACCCATCTCTGCCATTTAGAAGGATAAATGAGTAAACAAGTCCTGCGGAGTGAGAGTACAATCTATTCTGTGCCTGCAAGTGTATCGTGCATGTGCATCAGTATAATAGGATTCGGATAATTTCTAATCTGACAAGGCCCAGGGGAGATTACTAGCCATGTTATCAAAGATGAAGCTCGCACAGCCGTTATGCACAACTAACTACGCTTGTAGTGGAAACTTGGCAGGCTTGCTTTAATCTAAACCCAGCACAGGAATAACTATGTGGTAAACGATACTGTTTTCGGACCAGGTGGTATAAATTAAGAGCTACGGCAACCTCTACTAGGAAAGCTCTCCTGTCTTATGCAATAAGAAAGTCTTACTTTATTTGAAATGTCGTAAAatagttatttatatttaaatgtcgATTCTTTGAAtcagctactatcctgcagcatCGCCTAAAACTAACTAtgcaattaaacaaaacaacagcgaGGCACAATGACCTTGCTAAACAGCAGACAAATGAGCATAGCTGATGATGGATTGTAATAACGCATTTAATGGTTTAAAAAGTGGCGAAATACCACCGTTAGAGTAAATATGAAGCAGATGCCCTGTCTGTAACACTGTCTAGGTCAGGAAGGCTTCGCGAGAAAGCTGACGGCTGCAGTCAAGTAACTTACACGAGCAGATTAATGCTAATAAAACGAGCAACCCGACATatgaagaagcagcagaaaactCCTCAAATGAGCAACACGCGTATCAGAGGATTGCTAAACTACCTTCGGCCTAGTTTATGTATGTCAGGTTTGATGCCTAGCTCGCTAGCTCCGTGCAAAGGCAAAGCGCTCCTCCAATGACGCCATCTTGAGTTCTAGCataaacaaacgagagacgGAGGAAACAAATTTCACCTATACAGAGGTCATATGTTCCGCGAACCAAAACAACACGAATACTCACAAGAAACGGTAAAATCCTGCCGAGCCTTTAAACGGTGACTCGGAATGTAAGATATTTCTCAAAGCGCACCGTTACCAgatcttcctcctcttttcgATTTTTTTCCCCGAGCCCTGGACCGCTGCCCCACCGGATACGGCTGAGAACCAATCAACAGCCGTCACTGACGTCAATTCTCTTCGTTCTGACATGTGAGCCGGTAACCCGTGGCAACCTTAAAGGAGACCGCACGGAAATCGTGACGTCAAGGAAAAGGCAAAGAAATTGATTAATATTTGATTTCAAAAAGTGGTCGTGGTGGCAAAAGCAACAACACTACGAACCCCAACTACAAGAACAAGTCTTTCATTTAACTTGTAACGGTAAACAACTTTAAAGAAGTAGTATCAGAAGCTGAAGCAGCTACTCATTAGGGAGAAAAATGTCTCATATGAATGTTATTCGTTATTTTTTACAGATATAGTGTTATACCTTATTGGGTAATTCAGTAATACTGCATGTATCCACAGATGATATTGTGATAGTGATCTATGGTGAGATTAGGGAGCAGGTGGAAAAGAGCACGGAGAGGTGACCATATAATCTGGAGGAAAGGGGAATGAAAGTCAGTGAATAAGAGGACAGGTgtaacagtgaagctgcaagGAGCAGAGATAGTGAAGGTAGAGTGAGTTTAAATAGCTGGGGTCAACGATCCAAGGCAAaggacagtgcacaagagagaaGAAGGGCAGGGTGGggtgggtggagatgagtgtcagggatgatttgtgacagaaggagcaagagtgaaagggaaggttacAAGATTTCAGTGAAACCTGCTATGATGCATGATTTTGAGATGGTGACAGTGACAAAAAAGACATGAGACTGAGCTTGATGTGGCAAAGGTGAAGATTTTCAGTGGGAGTGACCAAGATAACCTAAATTAAATGCTATTATATGCTGAACATGGAGGTGCTGCTGGgcaggaagaaaaggaaaagacttcagaggaggttcatggatgcaGTGAAGGAGAGCATACacagggttggtgtgacaggacGCTAGGGATAAGGTACAATGGagggaaatttattttatttattatttatttaacaagatTACTGCATGAATACATTGCCCTGAAATAAAATCAGTGAAATGTTCATACATGTTTGGGTACTGACATCACTTTCAGGTCACATTTgtatatagggctttggagttgaggTCACGCAATGCATTGTGGATATAACCCTTATTTCAATGGAACCGTGTGTCACTTTAAtgcggttttttttttaaataagaaatgTATTAATTAATAGGCTTCCTGTTTCTAAACTCTGTTGCTGTTTCTTTTGCAAGACTGGGCTATTTATTCACTATTTCAACATCAGTTAAGTATTTAAAAGTCTGAAACTGATGCCAAGTGTGCCACTGAATTTGAAAGCTATTgctgtcaaaaagaaaaaaaatcccttattatcatatattaaattaaagcaggaagtctgcacttcaacttCATCTAGACGTGGCTCACAGAGCCAACAATAATGACTCAGTAATGTATTGCACATCCaagtttttaatttacatttttatttttgtaagcaTGACAAACGAACATAGACACGACATAGATGAACAGCCACCGCAAGTAGGAACTGAAAGAGGAAAGACTTTCTTTGGGTCACAGTTTTAGCTTAATAGTAAAAGCTTTAAACTACttaatcttttgtttgtttttatggttAATTAGTTGTTTTAAAAACCTGAATTCACGTCAGTGCTTTAAACCGAAACTTTGAAATAGAAATATTTTCGTATacgaataaattaaaaatgttcttacataaaaatatttttacatagATATTATAGTAGTATATTTAATTTCATattactttgtttaaaaaaaaagtaaactatTACCAAAAATTGCGTACTGTAATTTAAGCTGTTTGCGTGTCACTGGGTTTTCATCCAATCAAATCATCAAAACAATTCCTCATGACAAGACTGAAAGCAAAACTGGCCAATCACCAGTTTTTCCTCTTAAACAAGCCGCTCGGTTGATTGATAGCTGTTTGCTAAAACCATTCTTGGATTTTATCAACTTGACCAATAGAAAAGCCAGAGAGGCGTGCAGACGTATGGTTGGAAAGCCAATCACGATGTACCTCAGGGTGACGCATCCTCCcatcagctgtttttgttttcctgtgtggACACTGGAAGTtaataacacaataataacaacgGGAGTGTAGCCTCTCCGAAGTAAAACGGTCGTCAGTGAGCTGTTCCTGTTTATCTTTGCTCCCGTTCCGGTTAGCCATAGCAGCTCACGCTCCTGTTTACGATGTGCACCATCTGAGCCAGCCTGCCCGGACATTCCTGTCCCCGAAGAGTGTGAGCGTGGCGCTTACAGTCGGGGAGCAGCAAAAGGGGAAGCGGGTTCCGGCGGTGATCGACCCGGGCCCAAGGCCTCCGACCTCTAGAGGAGGGGGAATTCAGCTGCTGGGATGGAGTCACCGGACTTATCCGACGACCCCGGAGTGCATCGAGGTTTCATCTGTGCCTCGTTTAACCAGGACACCACGTAAGCGACCTGCGAGCTGGGCCCTGCATGAACTCAATCTCCTTATTACACCTGACCGTTGCATAATTATTTTCAGCTGCATTTCTATAATGTGGTTTATTTTCTGATGGGACCTGCAAAGTGAGCGCATGCAAAATGAAGTAACCTTTTTGTGTGCACCATTTAAACTTCTAGACGAGAGTCCCATAGAGCTggatatgaagtaggccactgTGTGGCCTATTGCACTTTTGAGTAGTCTTTTAGTATTCTAACCAAACTTGTAGTAACACAGTTTAACAGTCTCTTGACAGTCTCTTGCTTACACTCCCAGTCAACGTGCAGTGCTATTtgttaataatgaaaataaaggaGCTTTAAGAAAAATCTGCTTTACAGTATCTCATACTGAACCAAGAATTCACAAACTCTtgattttaatgtgtgtttccTTAAACAAACAACTCCTTTGGGTATGCTTCAGGATAAACAGCCAAATAAGCCTGCTGACCACAATGCTCCTCTCATCTCCAGCTGAGCTAGGAAGGCAGGCATCTTTATGGAAATTAACCGCTTTTAATGGTAATTGCTTTAAGGCTTTGTTGCCTAAGCATGATAATGACTCAGGTGCCAAAGACTTATGCACATAAACAGATGTTTGCCTGAAATTCTTTGTGGCAGGCTTAAGCTGCCCTAAGCCTAACAAAGTAGTTCTGTGATCTGATAACCATGTCCTAACCCTGTTGTCAGTTATGGTCATGCTACTATTGCATCATGGACAATGATGGGTTAGTTATCAGTAGAGCTGTAAGGAAGTCAACTGAGGCCACAGTGTATTATTTTCTTGCTTAGAAAGTAGCTATTACAGCATTGGTATCTATGATCCATTATAACCATTCGCAATGGTTTACAGTATTATACTAGTGAccatatgtgtgtgttggtgtataATACTAaagacattatttttttaaggtatTCCAATGTATCCAACTTAAATTAAAGGCCGATGGTATACTATGTAACTACAGTGTTACTAAAAAAAGTATTTGGGTGTGCTTCCATTGTAGCTCTCTATCAGTGGGCACTAAGACCGGCTACCGGCTCTTCTCAGTCACAGCTGTGGACAAACTGGACTGCATCCATGAAGGGGGTAGGAGTGACACTGTTCTTCACTCTCTTTAATCAGCAAACAAACCAACCTGCATTCTGCCCCCTAAATATGACACGAGTACACAGTGACAGAGGTCTGCACAGCATAGTTTGAGCTGTGGTCATGTTCAACTTAATTTAGGCTGTTCAAGTCATGTTTAGTCTGATGTGCAAGGTAGGTAAACGCAGACGGaggcacttcttttttttttgtaccaaaAGGCTGCTGCGAAGACTGGCAGCAAGTCTGCTACAGGTCAAACCATTCTCACAGCTCACAAATAGATGGGATACTGTGAATGTACTATGAATGAATTTTGACATGAGGTACTTTCCATAA carries:
- the prkar1ab gene encoding protein kinase, cAMP-dependent, regulatory, type I, alpha (tissue specific extinguisher 1) b — its product is MASGSTSSEEERSLRECEQYVQKHNIQQLLKDCIVQLCTSRPDRPMAFLREYFERLEKEEAKQIQNQQKASSSRSDSRDEEVSPPMNPVVKGRRRRGAFSAEVYTEEDAASYVRKVIPKDYKTMAALAKAIEKNVLFSHLDDNERSDIFDAMFPVTYIAGETVILQGDEGDNFYVIDQGEMDVYVNNEWVTSIGEGGSFGELALIYGTPRAATVRAKTNVKLWGIDRDSYRRILMGSTLRKRKMYEEFLRKVSILESLDKWERLTVADALEPVQFEDGQKIVVQGEPGDEFFIILEGSAAVLQRRSENEEFVEVGRLGPSDYFGEIALLMNRPRAATVVARGPLKCVKLDRPRFERVLGPCSDILKRNIQQYNSFVSLSV